Proteins encoded by one window of Vitis vinifera cultivar Pinot Noir 40024 chromosome 10, ASM3070453v1:
- the LOC100254822 gene encoding homeobox-leucine zipper protein HOX32, whose translation MALSMHKESKQQMDSSKYVRYTPEQVEALERVYSECPKPSSMRRQQLIRECPILSNIEPKQIKVWFQNRRCREKQRKEASRLQTVNRKLTAMNKLLMEENDRLQKQVSQLVYENGYMRQQLQSASTATTDTSCESVVMSGQHQQQQNPTPQHPQRDASNPAGLLAIAEETLAEFLSKATGTAVDWVQMIGMKPGPDSIGIVAVSRNCSGVAARACGLVSLEPTKVAEILKDRPSWFRDCRCLDVLSVIPTGNGGTIELIYMQTYAPTTLASARDFWTLRYTTSLEDGSLVICERSLTSSTGGPTGPPASSYIRAEMLPSGYLIRPCEGGGSIIHIVDHVDLDAWSVPEVLRPLYESSKILAQKTTVAALRHIRQIAQETSGEIQYGGGRQPAVLRTFSQRLCRGFNDAVNGFADDGWSLMGSDGVEDVTIVINSSPSKFLGPQYNSTMFPTFGGGVLCAKASMLLQNVPPALLVRFLREHRSEWADYGVDAYSAACLKASPYEVPCARPGGFPSSQVILPLAHTVEHEEFLEVVRLEGHAFSPEDVALTRDMYLLQLCSGVDENAAGACAQLVFAPIDESFADDAPLLPSGFRVIPLDPKTDGPAATRTLDLASTLEVGAGGARPANESDLNNYNLRSVLTIAFQFTFENHVRDNVAAMARQYVRSVMASVQRVAMAIAPSRLSSHMGLKPLPGSPEALTLARWICRSYRIHTGGELLRVDSQGGDAVLKLLWNHSDAIMCCSLKTNASPVFTFANQAGLDMLETTLVALQDIMLDKILDEAGRKILCSEFSKIMQQGFAYLPAGICTSSMGRPVSYEQAIAWKVLNDEDSNHCLAFMFINWSFV comes from the exons ATGGCGCTTTCTATGCACAAAGAGTCTAAGCAGCAGATGGATTCCAGCAAGTATGTAAGGTATACGCCCGAGCAGGTTGAAGCTTTAGAGAGGGTGTATAGTGAATGCCCAAAGCCAAGCTCCATGAGAAGGCAGCAGCTCATAAGAGAGTGTCCCATACTCTCTAATATCGAGCCCAAACAGATCAAAGTCTGGTTTCAAAATCGCAG GTGCCGTGAAAAGCAAAGGAAGGAAGCTTCTCGTCTCCAGACTGTGAATCGGAAGTTGACTGCAATGAACAAGCTGTTGATGGAAGAGAATGACCGGTTACAGAAGCAGGTCTCGCAGTTGGTTTATGAAAATGGATACATGAGACAGCAGCTGCAGAGT GCATCTACAGCGACCACAGACACTAGCTGCGAGTCTGTGGTCATGAGCGGTCAGCACCAACAACAGCAAAACCCAACACCTCAGCATCCTCAAAGGGATGCAAGCAACCCAGCTGG TCTACTCGCAATAGCTGAGGAGACCCTGGCAGAGTTCCTGTCCAAGGCTACTGGAACTGCTGTCGACTGGGTCCAGATGATTGGGATGAAG CCTGGTCCGGATTCTATTGGAATCGTTGCTGTTTCCCGCAACTGTAGTGGGGTAGCAGCACGAGCCTGTGGCCTCGTGAGTCTAGAACCCACGAAG GTTGCGGAAATCCTCAAAGATCGTCCATCTTGGTTTCGTGACTGCCGATGCCTCGATGTATTGAGTGTAATCCCTACAGGAAATGGGGGGACAATAGAACTCATATACATGCAG ACATATGCTCCTACAACATTGGCATCAGCACGTGATTTTTGGACATTGAGATATACTACAAGCTTGGAAGATGGCAGTCTAGTG ATTTGTGAGAGGTCATTGACATCTTCTACTGGTGGCCCTACTGGACCCCCTGCATCAAGTTATATAAGAGCGGAAATGCTTCCTAGTGGCTATCTAATCCGACCTTGTGAGGGTGGTGGCTCCATTATTCACATTGTTGATCATGTTGATTTGGAT GCATGGAGTGTTCCTGAAGTTCTTAGGCCGCTATATGAATCATCTAAAATTCTCGCTCAGAAAACGACTGTTGCT GCATTACGGCACATACGACAAATTGCACAAGAAACCAGTGGAGAAATTCAGTATGGTGGGGGCCGCCAACCTGCTGTTTTAAGGACGTTTAGCCAGAGATTGTGCAG GGGGTTCAATGATGCTGTTAATGGGTTTGCGGATGATGGTTGGTCGCTCATGGGTAGTGATGGGGTGGAGGACGTAACCATTGTGATTAACTCATCTCCAAGCAAATTCCTCGGGCCCCAGTATAACTCAACAATGTTTCCAACTTTTGGAGGTGGCGTGCTGTGTGCCAAAGCATCAATGCTGCTACAG AATGTTCCCCCTGCTTTACTTGTTCGATTCCTGAGAGAACACCGTTCTGAGTGGGCTGACTATGGTGTTGATGCTTATTCTGCTGCATGTCTTAAAGCTAGTCCTTATGAAGTTCCCTGTGCAAGACCTGGAGGCTTCCCCAGTAGCCAGGTCATTTTACCTCTCGCCCATACAGTGGAGCATGAGGAG TTCTTGGAGGTGGTTCGTCTAGAAGGACATGCATTCTCGCCTGAGGATGTGGCTTTGACACGGGACATGTACTTACTACAG CTATGCAGTGGGGTTGATGAGAATGCAGCTGGTGCCTGTGCTCAGCTGGTTTTTGCACCTATTGATGAATCATTTGCTGATGATGCTCCTTTGCTGCCATCTGGCTTCCGCGTCATACCATTGGATCCTAAAACG GATGGACCTGCTGCTACTAGGACATTGGATTTGGCCTCTACACTTGAAGTGGGAGCTGGTGGGGCACGCCCAGCCAATGAGTCTGATTTGAACAATTATAACCTCAGATCTGTTCTGACTATTGCATTCCAATTTACTTTTGAGAACCATGTTCGAGACAATGTGGCTGCTATGGCTCGCCAATATGTACGTAGTGTTATGGCCTCTGTTCAGAGGGTTGCCATGGCTATTGCCCCTTCCCGGCTCAGCTCCCATATGGGCCTAAAACCACTTCCTGGTTCTCCTGAGGCTCTTACTTTGGCACGGTGGATTTGTCGTAGCTACAG GATTCACACTGGGGGAGAGCTCCTTCGGGTTGACTCCCAAGGTGGTGATGCTGTCTTGAAGTTACTTTGGAACCATTCTGATGCAATCATGTGCTGCTCCCTGAAAACAAAT GCATCTCCAGTTTTCACATTTGCTAACCAGGCTGGGCTTGATATGCTTGAAACCACTCTGGTGGCCCTTCAAGATATAATGCTAGACAAGATTCTTGATGAAGCTGGGAGGAAGATTCTCTGCTCTGAGTTCTCTAAGATCATGCAACAG GGCTTTGCGTATCTGCCAGCAGGGATATGCACATCCAGCATGGGCAGGCCTGTGTCTTATGAGCAGGCCATTGCATGGAAAGTCCTGAACGATGAGGACTCCAATCACTGCCTGGCTTTCATGTTTATAAACTGGTCCTTTGTGTGA